A window of Choristoneura fumiferana chromosome 8, NRCan_CFum_1, whole genome shotgun sequence contains these coding sequences:
- the mAChR-C gene encoding muscarinic Acetylcholine Receptor, C-type, translating to MDVVFGNESEWANATEQAALDLYNYWPWSIVDGALMLLIVSGNTLTILAVTLSRRLSSLVSNQFVLNLAISDLMVGLTLPYHLVFYIDNDFGKIKWSCLMRFILIILACLASIYNIIAIAVDRYIAIVHPLHYSRYMTKLVTRLLMSTTWSVALCISCIPMFWNDWHEGVACEMNMVVPKQYTTSILAPMFSLIWVVMFILYWRIWREATCHARRMRANTCCPTGANDWKSIQVVLLVLGSFSICWMPFVVVACAQTLPVVKLHNPIAYRLTSSLAMSNSGINPLIYAWKNAGFRAAFVKLLRCKRPDTSEYRGSPAPERKRGSVALREGSITRSSAPSALSSMGGRPARLMYVERETDTARCRIIENAGYVDADRGDANPSYAPDPTPVHRPAARSPDAV from the exons ATGGACGTTGTCTTCGGCAATGAGAGCGAGTGGGCGAACGCGACGGAGCAGGCGGCGCTGGACCTGTACAACTACTGGCCGTGGAGCATCGTGGACGGCGCGCTCATGCTGCTCATCGTCAGCGGCAACACGCTCACGATCCTGGCCGTGACGCTGAGCCGCCGCCTCTCGTCGCTCGTCTCAAACCAGTTCGTGCTCAATCTGGCCATATCCGACCTGATGGTGGGCCTGACGCTGCCCTACCATCTCGTCTTCTACATCGACAACGACTTCGGCAAAATCAAATGGTCGTGCCTCATGAGATTTATTCTTATAATACTGGCTTGCCTGGCGTCCATATACAACATCATAGCTATAGCTGTAGACAG gTACATAGCGATAGTGCACCCCCTACACTACAGCCGGTACATGACGAAGTTGGTGACGAGGCTACTGATGAGCACGACGTGGTCGGTGGCGCTTTGCATCAGCTGTATCCCTATGTTCTGGAATGACTGGCATGAAGGTGTCGCGTGCGAAATGAATATG GTGGTACCCAAGCAGTACACCACGAGCATCTTAGCGCCAATGTTCTCTCTGATCTGGGTGGTGATGTTCATCCTGTACTGGCGCATTTGGCGCGAGGCCACGTGCCACGCGCGACGCATGCGCGCCAACACCTGCTGCCCCACCGGCGCCAATGATTGGAAGAGTATACAG GTGGTGTTGTTGGTGTTGGGCTCTTTTTCGATCTGCTGGATGCCATTCGTCGTGGTGGCCTGTGCTCAGACGCTGCCGGTCGTGAAGCTACACAACCCTATCGCGTACCGGTTGACCTCATCACTAGCAATGTCCAACTCCGGTATCAATCCTCTGATATACGCGTGGAAGAATGCAGGCTTCCGTGCCGCGTTCGTAAAGCTATTGCGCTGCAAGCGGCCGGATACATCGGAGTACAGGGGATCCCCAGCGCCGGAGAGGAAGAGGGGCTCCGTGGCCCTTCGGGAAGGCTCCATCACTCGGTCCAGCGCCCCGAGCGCGCTGTCGAGCATGGGGGGGCGGCCTGCGCGGCTGATGTACGTGGAGCGCGAGACCGACACGGCACGGTGCCGGATCATCGAGAACGCCGGCTACGTGGACGCGGACCGAGGCGACGCCAACCCGTCGTACGCGCCGGACCCGACGCCGGTGCACCGGCCCGCCGCCCGGTCCCCCGACGCAGTGTAG